Proteins from a genomic interval of Brachybacterium vulturis:
- a CDS encoding ABC transporter permease, producing the protein MSTIENRETEQSPAGQGVADERAERTLVAARAHRSRESRLRTRDLVLSIAAPIVLVLLWEVCARLLIIDPRFFPPPTTILMALGEMALDGELWQHTGPTLLRLLVGGGLGALSGIVVGLLMGSSRALNAAFGPLFSALYPLPKIAIFPILLMIFGPTELPKIIAVFITTFFVMQIATVSGVWAIDRQLLEAGTAYGATGFARFRFVVLPGAMPFVFSGLKTATGTAVVVVTAVEFTGASTTGLGYLIWNSWQLFIPEKLYVGLLVIGIIGAALTTLLSRSEKLLLPWRRSA; encoded by the coding sequence ATGAGCACCATCGAGAACCGCGAAACCGAGCAGAGCCCCGCGGGTCAGGGCGTCGCGGACGAGCGCGCCGAGCGCACCCTCGTGGCGGCCCGGGCCCACCGCTCCCGGGAGAGCCGACTGCGCACCCGCGACCTGGTGCTCTCCATCGCCGCCCCGATCGTGCTGGTGCTGCTGTGGGAGGTGTGTGCGCGACTGCTGATCATCGACCCGCGCTTCTTCCCGCCGCCCACCACGATCCTCATGGCCCTGGGGGAGATGGCGCTGGACGGCGAGCTGTGGCAGCACACCGGCCCCACCCTGCTGCGACTGCTCGTCGGCGGCGGTCTCGGCGCGCTCTCCGGCATCGTGGTGGGCCTGCTGATGGGCTCCTCGCGTGCCCTGAACGCCGCCTTCGGGCCGCTGTTCAGCGCGCTGTACCCGCTTCCCAAGATCGCGATCTTCCCGATCCTGCTGATGATCTTCGGACCCACCGAGCTGCCGAAGATCATCGCCGTGTTCATCACGACCTTCTTCGTCATGCAGATCGCGACCGTCTCCGGGGTCTGGGCGATCGACCGCCAGCTGCTCGAGGCGGGCACGGCGTACGGCGCCACCGGCTTCGCCCGCTTCCGCTTCGTGGTCCTGCCCGGGGCGATGCCCTTCGTGTTCTCCGGTCTGAAGACCGCCACCGGCACCGCCGTCGTGGTGGTCACCGCGGTGGAGTTCACCGGCGCCTCCACCACCGGTCTCGGCTACCTGATCTGGAACTCCTGGCAGCTGTTCATCCCCGAGAAGCTCTACGTGGGCCTGCTGGTCATCGGCATCATCGGTGCCGCCCTGACCACGCTGCTCAGCCGCAGCGAGAAGCTGCTGCTGCCCTGGCGCCGCAGCGCCTGA
- a CDS encoding ABC transporter ATP-binding protein: MHAADQATVVAEDVSKVFFSGGDPVWALENFSLTLEPGSFTCIVGPSGCGKSTFLRILGGLEERTVGAVTMTGAEHAVPAAFVFQEHGVFPWMTVLDNVAFGLRMTGVSRRGREATARDWLARVRLTDFAESYPHQLSGGMRQRVAIARAFATGSPVLLMDEPLGALDAQTRMLMQEELIDLWEQERKTVLMVTHDIDESIILSDRVIVMSGRPGTVRADISIPFERPRSFDIERSPEFGELRSRIWNLLRDDVRTAEETA; the protein is encoded by the coding sequence ATGCATGCCGCCGACCAGGCGACCGTCGTCGCCGAGGACGTCTCGAAGGTCTTCTTCTCCGGTGGGGATCCCGTCTGGGCCCTGGAGAACTTCTCCCTGACCCTCGAGCCGGGCTCCTTCACGTGCATCGTCGGCCCCTCCGGCTGTGGCAAGTCGACCTTCCTGCGGATCCTCGGCGGCCTCGAGGAGCGGACCGTCGGCGCGGTCACCATGACCGGGGCCGAGCACGCCGTGCCCGCGGCCTTCGTGTTCCAGGAGCACGGGGTGTTCCCGTGGATGACGGTGCTGGACAACGTCGCCTTCGGGCTGCGCATGACCGGTGTCTCCCGGCGCGGGCGCGAGGCCACCGCCCGGGACTGGCTCGCCCGGGTGCGGCTGACCGACTTCGCCGAGTCCTACCCCCACCAGCTCTCCGGCGGCATGCGCCAGCGCGTCGCGATCGCCCGCGCCTTCGCCACCGGGTCCCCGGTGCTGCTGATGGACGAGCCGCTGGGCGCCCTGGATGCCCAGACCCGCATGCTCATGCAGGAGGAGCTCATCGACCTGTGGGAGCAGGAGCGCAAGACGGTCCTCATGGTCACGCACGACATCGACGAGTCGATCATCCTCAGCGACCGCGTGATCGTGATGTCGGGCCGCCCCGGCACCGTGCGCGCGGACATCTCGATCCCCTTCGAGCGCCCCCGTTCCTTCGACATCGAACGCAGCCCCGAGTTCGGCGAGCTGCGCTCCCGCATCTGGAACCTGCTGCGCGATGACGTGCGCACCGCCGAGGAGACCGCATGA
- a CDS encoding type II toxin-antitoxin system VapC family toxin, with product MTELLVDTHVLLWALAEPGKLTPAAEDALADPDTIVWVSAASAWEIATKVRIGKLPGAESLILDYAQHLERWCATPLPIDSADSILAGSLVWDHRDPFDRMIVAQAIRRGLPLVSADEAFDSLAGADRLW from the coding sequence GTGACCGAGCTGCTCGTGGACACCCATGTGCTGCTCTGGGCGTTGGCGGAACCGGGGAAGCTCACTCCCGCCGCCGAAGACGCGCTCGCCGATCCGGACACCATCGTCTGGGTCTCCGCAGCATCGGCCTGGGAGATCGCCACCAAGGTCCGCATCGGCAAGCTGCCGGGAGCAGAGTCCCTCATCCTCGACTACGCACAGCATCTCGAGAGGTGGTGCGCGACGCCGCTTCCCATCGACTCCGCCGATTCGATCCTCGCCGGTTCGCTCGTGTGGGATCACCGGGATCCCTTCGACAGGATGATCGTCGCGCAGGCGATCCGTCGGGGCCTTCCCCTGGTGAGCGCGGACGAGGCCTTCGACAGCCTGGCGGGTGCCGATCGTCTCTGGTGA
- a CDS encoding type II toxin-antitoxin system Phd/YefM family antitoxin translates to MSAKTVPESRPEHPERVVKVQEAKTRLSSLLREVETGSEIVISRGSTAVARLVPVDAPPQGDRRRPMGFLRFQVPDTFFEELPEEELRAWEGDA, encoded by the coding sequence ATGAGCGCGAAGACGGTCCCGGAAAGCAGGCCGGAGCACCCTGAGCGGGTGGTGAAGGTCCAGGAGGCGAAGACACGCCTCTCTTCGCTGTTGCGCGAGGTGGAGACGGGGAGCGAGATCGTCATCTCCCGGGGGAGCACCGCGGTCGCCCGGCTCGTGCCCGTCGACGCACCGCCCCAGGGGGACCGCCGGCGCCCGATGGGGTTCCTGCGGTTCCAGGTCCCCGACACCTTCTTCGAGGAGCTCCCCGAGGAGGAGCTGCGGGCCTGGGAGGGCGACGCGTGA
- the tadA gene encoding tRNA adenosine(34) deaminase TadA translates to MTDDELMGLAIEEARAAADREPADVPIGAVVVGPDGEVLATAGNRREADEDPTAHAEILALRRAAAATGRWNLTGCTLVVTLEPCTMCAGAIVLARIRRLVVGAMDPKAGAAGSLYDLVREPRLNHRAELTTGVRGQECGELLREFFRSRRKRVADPRG, encoded by the coding sequence ATGACCGATGACGAACTGATGGGTCTGGCGATCGAGGAGGCCCGCGCCGCCGCCGACCGCGAGCCGGCCGACGTCCCGATCGGCGCGGTCGTGGTGGGCCCCGACGGCGAGGTCCTCGCCACCGCCGGGAACCGCCGCGAGGCCGACGAGGACCCCACCGCGCATGCCGAGATCCTCGCGCTGCGCCGCGCGGCCGCGGCCACCGGTCGCTGGAACCTCACCGGCTGCACGCTCGTGGTCACCCTCGAGCCGTGCACCATGTGCGCCGGCGCGATCGTGCTGGCCCGCATCCGGCGCCTCGTCGTGGGCGCCATGGACCCCAAGGCCGGGGCCGCCGGATCGCTCTATGACCTGGTGCGCGAACCGCGGCTGAACCACCGCGCGGAGCTCACCACCGGGGTGCGGGGCCAGGAGTGCGGCGAGCTGCTGCGGGAGTTCTTCCGATCGCGGCGGAAACGGGTCGCCGATCCCCGAGGTTGA
- the upp gene encoding uracil phosphoribosyltransferase yields the protein MRVLEIDHPLVAHKLSVLRNRATHSSVFRQLADELVTLLAYEATRNVAVAPAEIETPVTTMTGTRLTNPKPMVVPILRAGLGMLDGLTRLLPTAEVGFLGMVRNDETLEVTTYANRLPDDLSGRQCFVLDPMLASGNTLIASCQYLHERGARDITCVTLLCAPEGLRNLEAALDPAIDLTVVTAAIDEKLDERGYIVPGLGDAGDRLFGVVD from the coding sequence ATGCGCGTACTCGAGATCGACCACCCCCTCGTCGCCCACAAGCTGTCGGTGCTGCGCAATCGCGCCACCCACTCCTCGGTGTTCCGCCAGCTCGCCGATGAGCTGGTGACCCTGCTGGCCTACGAGGCGACCCGCAACGTCGCCGTGGCCCCGGCGGAGATCGAGACCCCGGTGACCACGATGACCGGCACCCGCCTGACCAACCCCAAGCCGATGGTGGTGCCGATCCTGCGCGCCGGCCTCGGCATGCTCGACGGCCTCACCCGCCTGCTGCCCACCGCCGAGGTGGGCTTCCTGGGCATGGTGCGCAACGACGAGACCCTCGAGGTCACCACCTATGCGAACCGTCTGCCGGACGATCTCTCCGGCCGTCAGTGCTTCGTGCTGGACCCGATGCTGGCCAGCGGGAACACCCTCATCGCATCCTGCCAGTACCTGCACGAGCGCGGCGCCCGCGACATCACCTGCGTGACGCTGCTGTGCGCCCCGGAGGGCCTGCGGAACCTGGAGGCGGCCCTCGATCCGGCGATCGACCTCACCGTCGTCACCGCGGCGATCGACGAGAAGCTCGATGAGCGGGGCTACATCGTGCCCGGCCTCGGGGACGCGGGGGACCGCCTCTTCGGCGTCGTCGACTGA
- a CDS encoding urease subunit gamma → MFLSVHEQERLMVHLAGKLALERKERGLTLNLPEATALITSYLLEGARDGQSVADLMEGGRYVLGRDDVMEGVPEMLAQVQVEATFPDGTKLVTVTHPVQ, encoded by the coding sequence ATGTTCCTGAGTGTCCACGAGCAGGAACGGCTCATGGTCCATCTGGCCGGGAAGCTCGCCCTGGAGCGCAAGGAGCGCGGACTCACGCTCAACCTCCCGGAGGCGACCGCCCTGATCACCTCGTACCTCCTCGAGGGCGCGCGGGACGGCCAGTCCGTCGCCGATCTCATGGAGGGCGGGCGCTATGTGCTGGGCCGTGACGACGTGATGGAGGGCGTGCCCGAGATGCTCGCCCAGGTGCAGGTCGAGGCGACCTTCCCCGATGGGACCAAGCTGGTCACCGTCACCCACCCGGTGCAGTGA
- a CDS encoding urease subunit beta encodes MDQRAPVIPGEILLADGPVLLNAGSEPITLRVVNTADRPIQVGSHFHFAETNPALDFDRAAARGKRLNIVSGGSVRFEPGAEEDIQLIDFRGRRIALGFRGECGGPLDD; translated from the coding sequence GTGGACCAGCGCGCCCCTGTCATCCCCGGGGAGATCCTGCTCGCCGATGGGCCGGTGCTGCTGAACGCCGGCAGCGAGCCGATCACGCTGCGGGTGGTCAACACCGCCGACCGACCCATCCAGGTCGGCTCCCACTTCCACTTCGCGGAGACCAATCCGGCGCTGGACTTCGACCGCGCGGCAGCTCGCGGCAAGCGTCTGAACATCGTCTCCGGTGGCTCCGTGCGCTTCGAGCCCGGGGCCGAGGAGGATATCCAACTGATCGACTTCCGCGGCCGACGCATCGCGCTGGGCTTCCGCGGGGAATGCGGAGGTCCGCTCGATGACTGA
- a CDS encoding urease subunit alpha, translating to MTEVSRSEYVASYGPTVGDRIRLADTDLVIQVEQDHYVGGDEAVFGGGKSIRESMLQSARTRAEGTPDLVVTGVVILDHWGIVKADVGIRDGRFCGIGKAGNPDVMDGVTESLVIGPSTEVMAGNGMIMTAGAVDTHVHFVTPDQLKVGLNAGVTTVIGGGTGPAEGSKAALATPGAWWLQKMFQGLDPWPVNFMFLGRGNAMNDEALLEQVRAGMGGFKIHEDWGATPAVIDKTLQIADATGVQVAIHSDTLNEAGFVEDMLAAVSGRTFHAFHTEGAGGGHAPDIIKVASELNVLPASTNPTRPYTVNTVDEHLDMVMVAHHLNPQIPNDLAFAQSRVRAGTIAAEDVLQDMGALSIMSSDSLAMGRIGETIMRTWQTAHQMKRVRGPLEGDTTADNHRARRYVAKYTIAPAVAHGIDQHVGSIEVGKLADFVMWQPALFGVRPSAVFKGGMAAVAAIGDPNASIPTPQPVFGRPGFSHFTKAAGASSLAFVSELAMDSGVVERMGVEHEIVPITSTRKVTKDDLPLNTARPRIDVDPDTYAVRIDGELIEHEPAQFVPMAQRYFLF from the coding sequence ATGACTGAGGTCAGCCGTTCCGAGTACGTGGCCAGCTACGGCCCCACCGTCGGGGACCGGATCCGCCTGGCGGACACGGACCTGGTGATCCAGGTCGAGCAGGACCACTACGTCGGCGGGGACGAGGCGGTGTTCGGCGGTGGCAAGTCGATCCGCGAGTCGATGCTGCAGTCCGCCCGCACCCGCGCCGAGGGCACCCCCGACCTGGTCGTCACGGGTGTGGTGATCCTGGATCACTGGGGCATCGTCAAGGCCGACGTCGGCATCCGCGACGGCCGCTTCTGCGGGATCGGCAAGGCCGGAAACCCCGACGTCATGGACGGGGTCACCGAATCGCTCGTGATCGGCCCCTCCACCGAGGTGATGGCCGGCAACGGCATGATCATGACCGCCGGCGCGGTCGACACCCACGTCCACTTCGTCACCCCGGACCAGCTGAAGGTGGGCCTGAACGCGGGGGTCACCACCGTGATCGGCGGCGGCACCGGACCGGCGGAGGGCTCCAAGGCGGCGCTGGCGACCCCGGGCGCCTGGTGGCTGCAGAAGATGTTCCAGGGCCTGGACCCGTGGCCGGTGAACTTCATGTTCCTGGGCCGCGGCAACGCCATGAACGACGAGGCACTGCTCGAGCAGGTGCGTGCGGGGATGGGCGGCTTCAAGATCCACGAGGACTGGGGCGCGACCCCGGCCGTCATCGACAAGACGCTGCAGATCGCCGACGCCACCGGCGTGCAGGTCGCGATCCATTCCGACACCCTCAACGAGGCCGGCTTCGTCGAGGACATGCTGGCGGCGGTGAGCGGTCGCACCTTCCACGCCTTCCACACCGAGGGCGCCGGCGGCGGCCACGCACCGGACATCATCAAGGTCGCGAGCGAGCTGAACGTGCTGCCCGCCTCCACCAATCCCACCCGCCCCTACACGGTCAACACGGTGGACGAGCACCTGGACATGGTGATGGTCGCCCATCACCTGAACCCGCAGATCCCCAACGACCTCGCCTTCGCGCAGTCCCGGGTGCGGGCCGGGACGATCGCCGCGGAGGACGTCCTGCAGGACATGGGCGCGCTGTCGATCATGAGCTCCGACTCCCTGGCGATGGGTCGCATCGGCGAGACGATCATGCGCACCTGGCAGACCGCGCACCAGATGAAGCGCGTGCGCGGCCCGCTCGAGGGCGACACCACGGCCGACAACCACCGCGCCCGCCGCTACGTCGCGAAGTACACGATCGCGCCGGCGGTCGCGCACGGCATCGATCAGCACGTGGGCTCGATCGAGGTGGGCAAGCTCGCCGACTTCGTCATGTGGCAGCCGGCCCTGTTCGGGGTGCGGCCCTCGGCCGTGTTCAAGGGCGGGATGGCCGCAGTCGCCGCGATCGGCGACCCCAACGCCTCGATCCCCACCCCGCAGCCCGTGTTCGGTCGCCCGGGGTTCAGCCACTTCACGAAGGCCGCCGGGGCCAGCAGCCTGGCCTTCGTCTCGGAGCTGGCGATGGACAGCGGCGTGGTCGAGCGGATGGGGGTCGAGCACGAGATCGTCCCGATCACCTCCACCCGGAAGGTCACCAAGGACGACCTGCCGCTGAACACGGCCCGACCGCGGATCGACGTGGATCCCGACACCTACGCGGTGCGGATCGACGGCGAGCTGATCGAGCACGAACCGGCCCAGTTCGTCCCGATGGCGCAGCGGTACTTCCTGTTCTGA
- a CDS encoding urease accessory protein UreF — protein MPGTSTTSAAASRTAALLLLGDGRLPAGGYAHSAGLEQAIARGWVRDAADIADHLRGRIHTTGLVSASFAAAAQHRTRLALGAGDLTGLRAQLTELDRELIARTPSPALRKIGQDLGRMLLRAMRSIVPEQAAVLAAAGPVLQQPIAYGVVAAALGLDARDAAGVVLYDSAATPAVAAVKLMSIDPFATHRCLAELAPDLDRLAERAAAHAASDPRELPSHAAPLTDIAAELHSHHDQRLFAS, from the coding sequence ATGCCGGGAACCTCCACCACCAGCGCTGCCGCCTCGCGCACCGCGGCGCTGTTGCTGCTCGGCGACGGGCGCCTGCCCGCCGGCGGCTATGCGCACTCGGCCGGTCTCGAGCAGGCGATCGCCCGCGGCTGGGTGCGCGACGCCGCCGACATCGCTGACCATCTGCGCGGCCGGATCCACACCACCGGGCTGGTCAGCGCCTCCTTCGCCGCGGCCGCGCAGCACCGGACCCGCCTCGCGCTCGGGGCCGGGGACCTCACCGGGCTGCGCGCACAGCTCACAGAGCTCGATCGGGAGCTGATCGCGCGCACCCCCTCCCCCGCTCTGCGGAAGATCGGGCAGGACCTGGGCCGCATGCTGCTGCGGGCCATGCGCTCGATCGTCCCGGAGCAGGCCGCAGTGCTCGCTGCCGCCGGACCCGTGCTGCAGCAGCCGATCGCCTACGGGGTGGTCGCCGCCGCGCTCGGGCTCGACGCCCGGGACGCGGCCGGGGTGGTGCTCTACGACTCCGCCGCGACCCCGGCGGTGGCCGCCGTCAAGCTGATGAGCATCGACCCGTTCGCCACCCACCGCTGTCTCGCCGAGCTCGCCCCCGACCTGGACCGGCTGGCGGAGCGAGCCGCCGCGCACGCCGCCTCCGACCCCCGCGAACTGCCCTCCCACGCCGCCCCGCTCACCGACATCGCCGCGGAGCTGCATTCACATCATGACCAGCGCCTCTTCGCCTCCTGA
- a CDS encoding urease accessory protein UreD produces MTSASSPPELAAPLPAFAQVETGRGRRRTRRGSFLCHAVIATELRAGRTAISRLRADTPLSPRPTIASGEEPFVRGGDAARIRMSASAAGPVGGDTYLLDIHVGAGSTLVLRDVGATLLLPGPHGELSRWVTRLRIDDGATCLWIPEPVIAARGCRHEHVIEAELAAGARLLFREELVLGRHREEPGSLSARLSVRRDGAPTVSQQIDLGPDAAGSRSPSVLGGHRAVGNVVVVDPEGAPGPAAATPDTGSAVMRQDPCTVQISALAADAPALRHRLDLGMDLLGPPWSAAAPRGWSAVPR; encoded by the coding sequence ATGACCAGCGCCTCTTCGCCTCCTGAGCTCGCCGCCCCGCTGCCCGCCTTCGCACAGGTCGAGACGGGCCGCGGGCGCCGACGCACCCGTCGCGGCTCCTTCCTGTGCCATGCGGTGATCGCCACCGAGCTGCGTGCCGGACGCACGGCGATCTCCCGCCTGCGGGCCGACACCCCGCTGTCGCCGCGTCCCACGATCGCCAGCGGCGAGGAGCCCTTCGTGCGCGGCGGGGACGCGGCCAGGATCCGGATGTCGGCGAGCGCGGCCGGGCCCGTCGGCGGCGACACCTATCTGCTGGATATCCACGTGGGCGCCGGCTCCACGCTGGTGCTGCGGGACGTCGGCGCGACCCTGCTGCTGCCCGGTCCCCACGGCGAGCTCTCCCGCTGGGTGACGCGGCTGCGCATCGACGACGGCGCGACCTGCCTCTGGATCCCCGAGCCCGTGATCGCCGCCCGCGGCTGCCGTCACGAGCACGTCATCGAGGCCGAGCTGGCCGCCGGCGCCCGGCTGCTGTTCCGCGAGGAGCTCGTGCTGGGCCGCCACCGCGAGGAGCCGGGCTCGCTGTCCGCCCGCCTGAGCGTGCGCCGCGACGGTGCGCCCACGGTGAGCCAGCAGATCGACCTGGGCCCCGACGCCGCCGGATCGCGCTCCCCCAGCGTGCTCGGCGGCCATCGCGCCGTGGGCAATGTGGTCGTCGTCGATCCCGAGGGGGCACCCGGGCCGGCCGCCGCCACCCCCGACACCGGGAGCGCGGTGATGCGGCAGGATCCGTGCACCGTGCAGATCTCGGCGCTCGCCGCTGACGCCCCGGCTCTGCGCCACCGCCTCGACCTCGGCATGGACCTGCTCGGCCCGCCGTGGTCGGCCGCTGCTCCGCGCGGCTGGTCCGCCGTGCCCCGGTGA
- the ureG gene encoding urease accessory protein UreG: MNTETTTPHRALRLGVAGPVGTGKSSTIANLCRALAEEFRIGVITNDIYTDEDAQFLRAEGVLPGERIRAVETGACPHTAIRDDVTMNLLAVEDLERDFDPLDIVLVESGGDNLTATFSPSLVDAQLFVLDVAGGGDVARKGGPGIGRADLLVINKVDLAPYVDVDVAQMLADASDAREGRAVIGVSRKQPETVQALAGWVRQMHSAFTAGGHIPQDPGPMAPHFHADEDGEGGYMHSHEETAAGHSH, from the coding sequence ATGAACACTGAGACCACCACCCCCCACCGGGCCCTGCGCCTGGGCGTCGCCGGCCCCGTCGGCACCGGCAAGAGCTCGACCATCGCGAACCTGTGCCGGGCCCTCGCCGAGGAGTTCCGGATCGGCGTGATCACCAACGACATCTACACCGACGAGGACGCGCAGTTCCTGCGCGCCGAGGGCGTGCTGCCGGGCGAGCGGATCCGCGCGGTGGAGACCGGGGCCTGCCCGCACACCGCCATCCGCGACGACGTCACCATGAACCTGCTGGCGGTCGAGGATCTCGAGCGCGACTTCGACCCGCTGGACATCGTGCTGGTCGAATCCGGGGGCGACAACCTCACCGCGACCTTCTCCCCCTCCCTGGTCGACGCCCAGCTGTTCGTGCTCGACGTCGCCGGCGGCGGGGACGTGGCGCGCAAGGGCGGTCCGGGGATCGGCCGGGCGGACCTGCTGGTGATCAACAAGGTCGATCTCGCGCCGTACGTCGACGTGGATGTCGCACAGATGCTGGCCGACGCCTCCGACGCCCGTGAGGGTCGCGCGGTGATCGGGGTGTCGCGGAAGCAGCCGGAGACGGTCCAGGCGCTCGCGGGATGGGTGCGGCAGATGCACAGCGCGTTCACCGCGGGTGGGCACATCCCGCAGGATCCGGGCCCGATGGCCCCGCACTTCCATGCCGATGAGGACGGAGAGGGCGGCTACATGCACTCGCACGAGGAGACGGCCGCCGGCCACTCGCACTGA
- a CDS encoding winged helix-turn-helix domain-containing protein, which produces MTITLDRPTHTDRRPAARPLYRAGGAAPRPRPATDAVTITVTVTLPAGTGDVETALIADELRTGAQRLVGARDGRTAVAVNSPNSFATAGRAASRTLPPRGQDVAAVTPPRSRRTGVVSPNSPARRDAEAARRRALQATAVSPSSPSAAPEDSLVIDLFGRRVRIDGKDVDFTFKEFELLSQLAGHARRTVSRTELMETVWAEAPEDTGERTVDVHVRRVRTKLGRYRRLISTVRGAGYRLDPGSDVAILG; this is translated from the coding sequence ATGACCATCACCCTGGACCGCCCCACCCACACCGATCGTCGTCCCGCCGCGCGCCCGCTGTACCGGGCAGGGGGCGCGGCGCCGCGTCCGCGCCCCGCGACCGATGCCGTGACCATCACCGTGACGGTCACGCTTCCCGCCGGCACCGGCGACGTCGAGACCGCCCTGATCGCCGATGAGCTGCGCACCGGTGCTCAGCGCCTGGTCGGCGCTCGCGACGGCCGCACCGCCGTCGCGGTGAACAGCCCGAACTCCTTCGCCACCGCCGGCCGTGCCGCCTCCCGCACCCTGCCGCCCCGCGGCCAGGATGTCGCCGCCGTGACCCCGCCGCGTTCTCGCCGCACCGGCGTGGTCTCCCCCAACTCGCCCGCTCGCCGGGATGCGGAGGCCGCTCGGCGTCGTGCACTGCAGGCCACCGCCGTCAGCCCCTCCAGCCCGTCTGCCGCCCCGGAGGACAGCCTGGTCATCGACCTGTTCGGTCGGCGGGTGCGGATCGACGGGAAGGACGTGGACTTCACCTTCAAGGAGTTCGAGCTGCTCTCGCAGCTGGCCGGCCATGCGCGTCGGACCGTCTCGCGCACCGAGCTCATGGAGACGGTCTGGGCCGAGGCGCCCGAGGACACCGGCGAGCGCACGGTCGATGTGCATGTGCGCCGGGTCCGCACGAAGCTGGGCCGCTACCGCCGCCTGATCTCGACGGTGCGCGGGGCCGGCTACCGCCTGGACCCCGGCAGCGACGTCGCGATCCTCGGCTGA
- a CDS encoding protein phosphatase 2C domain-containing protein, whose product MHTTLLTDPAIQGANEDAAGVLGPVAVVLDGAGVPSRFRAGCRHRVAWFSHTLAARLLDRAQDPSVPLRQALAEAITDVRSLHEGECDLDLGGPSATVVAVRWGGEHLEHLVLCDSSLLLERADGTTTRLTDPRIEDVMREETGAEAIEARRNAAGGFWVARHEPESAGQALVGSTALSDLRAVHLVSDGITRAVDLLGLHDDSSLARSLRGDPSALLRGLRRAEAHLPAGQRPRKLHDDATVLTLRPEAS is encoded by the coding sequence GTGCACACCACACTTCTCACCGACCCGGCGATCCAGGGCGCGAACGAGGACGCCGCGGGAGTGCTCGGGCCCGTCGCCGTCGTGCTCGACGGCGCAGGAGTGCCCTCCCGCTTCCGGGCCGGGTGCCGTCACCGCGTCGCGTGGTTCTCCCACACCCTCGCCGCGCGACTGCTGGACCGCGCCCAGGACCCGTCCGTCCCGCTCCGGCAGGCGCTGGCCGAGGCGATCACGGATGTGCGCTCGCTCCACGAGGGGGAGTGCGATCTCGACCTCGGCGGACCGTCCGCGACGGTGGTCGCGGTGCGATGGGGCGGCGAGCACCTCGAGCACCTGGTGCTGTGCGACTCCTCGCTGCTGCTGGAGAGGGCCGACGGGACGACGACGCGACTGACCGATCCGAGGATCGAGGACGTGATGCGAGAGGAGACCGGGGCGGAGGCGATCGAGGCCCGCCGCAATGCGGCCGGCGGATTCTGGGTGGCACGGCACGAGCCCGAATCGGCCGGGCAGGCACTGGTCGGCAGCACTGCGCTCTCGGATCTGCGGGCGGTCCACCTGGTCTCCGACGGCATCACCCGCGCGGTCGACCTGCTGGGACTGCACGACGACTCCTCGCTCGCCCGCTCCCTGCGCGGGGACCCGAGCGCCCTGCTGCGAGGACTGCGCCGGGCCGAGGCGCACCTCCCTGCCGGGCAGCGGCCCCGCAAGCTCCATGACGATGCGACAGTGCTCACACTTCGGCCGGAGGCGTCCTGA